TTGTTACGACAGAGGGTTTTGGGATGAAAAAATGCAATATCGGCATCATCGGAGGCGCAGGCCGCATGGGCAGGTGGTTTTCCCGGTTTTTTGAAGCGGCCGGCCATAGAGTGCATGGTATTGAGGCAAAAGAAATTCAAGATATGCAGTCCGTGTCCAGGAGCAGTGATGTTGTGGTCATAAGCGTTCCCATAGGCAAAACCTGCAAGGTCATTGAAGAACTCGGGCCTTTCGTTCCAGCAGAATCGCTCCTCATGGATTTGACGTCACTCAAAGTCAAGCCCGTTGAGTGCATGGTAAGTTATTCACGGTCAGAAGTAATCGGCACTCACCCACTCTTTGGGCCTGATGCTCAAGACCTTCAAGGTCAGACCATTATCCTCTGCCCTGCTCGAGCCGAAAAATGGCTCCCGTGGTTGACGGATTTGCTCTCGGCTCATGGCGCAAGGCTGGAGATAATCTCTCCGGAGAAACATGATAAGATCATGGCCATTGTTCAGGCCATGGGACATATGAGCACCATGCTCATGGGCCTCCTGCTTAAAGAGCTGAATCACGACCCGAACGATCTCAAGAGGTACTGCACACCACTTTTTAGAATCCACATGAGTCTCATAGGCAGACTTTTCAGCCAGGACCCCAGGCTATATGCCGAACTGATCGCACTGAACCCCGAGGCTAAGCGCCCTCTCGCCATGTACAGCTCATTGCTGGAAAAGCTGAAGAGGTGGGTAGATGAGGGCAAAACAGACGAAATCTCCCGCGCTCTCACAGATGCTTCACACTTTTTTGACCCCGCAAAAACCGCGTCTTTTGCCGTAGACAAGGATCTGATCAAGGCGGTGACAGACTCGACCTGAAGAAAAACGAAACAAAGAAAAAGGCCCCTGGGGTGATTGGGGGACACCAGGGGCCTCAAAAAGGAGGTTTCACACGAAGGAGAACACCTCCCATCGTGCCTTTCTTAAAGCCCCTGAACGCAGGCAAACCCAGTCTTTGGGA
The Deltaproteobacteria bacterium genome window above contains:
- a CDS encoding prephenate dehydrogenase/arogenate dehydrogenase family protein, translated to MKKCNIGIIGGAGRMGRWFSRFFEAAGHRVHGIEAKEIQDMQSVSRSSDVVVISVPIGKTCKVIEELGPFVPAESLLMDLTSLKVKPVECMVSYSRSEVIGTHPLFGPDAQDLQGQTIILCPARAEKWLPWLTDLLSAHGARLEIISPEKHDKIMAIVQAMGHMSTMLMGLLLKELNHDPNDLKRYCTPLFRIHMSLIGRLFSQDPRLYAELIALNPEAKRPLAMYSSLLEKLKRWVDEGKTDEISRALTDASHFFDPAKTASFAVDKDLIKAVTDST